CGCTTTGGCATGGACGAAGGACTGGGCTACATCGCCTTCGAGGCGCAGCGGCCACGCTTTCTCGATACACCGGAACTGGCCCACGGCGGCTGCCGGGTGGCCGAATCGACCCAGGCGCGCATCGATCAGGCCATCCGCGACATCGTGATGGGCGTGTTCGAGCGCGCCTACCGGATCCTCGACACCAACCGCGCGGTGCTGGAGCGTTGTGCGCGCGAACTGCTGGCGCGGGAAACGCTCGACGAGAACGACATCCTTCAATTGACCCAAGGACTTGTTCTTGATAGAAACGAAAAGTAGTAGGCGCTGTTCAGAGTGAACCGGCGGCTCTGTTCGGTGCGTCATCCAATTCGCCGGCATTGTTCAAGGAGAACCGATATGTCTGCATTGACTCCGTGGGACCCCTTCCGGGAACTGGATGAATTGCAAAACCGCCTGGCGACGATGTTCGGACGGACACCCCAGCGACAGGGCGCCCGTACCGGCAACGAAGCCATGACCACGGCGGACTGGGCACCAATGGTGGATATCAGCGAGGATGAGAACGCATTCCTCCTCAAGCTGGATCTGCCGGAGGTCCCCAAGGATGCCGTGCGCGTCAGCGCGGAAAACGGTGTGCTCACCATCAGCGGCGAGCGCAAACTGGAAAAAGAGGAGCAGGGCAAGAAGTTCCACCGCATCGAACGTGCGTATGGCCGCTTTGTGCGCAGCTTTGTCTTGCCTGACAACGTTGATCCGACCAAGGTGACGGCTTCCATGAAAGACGGCGTGCTGGAAGTGCGGCTTGTCAAGGCCGAGCAAGCCAAACCGAAACAGATTGAAATCTCAGTCAACTAACTTTAATTAGGAGCCCAAGATCATGAATATCAAACAGCCACAATACATCTTCTCCGCACTTGCCCTGGCGGTCGTCGTCGGACTGAGCGGACCGGCTCTGGCCCAATCGGCGGCAGGTTCTAGCCCAGGTGCTGCAGCACCCTCTGCCGCATCCAAGGCGGCACAGCCACAGGTAGATGACAAGGTCGCCCGGGAAGCCGCGGAAAAGCGCGCCGAACTCGCCCAAGATGCAATCACTGCGCTGGCCAAGACCCATGAGGCATTGATCCTCCTTGATGCAAAGAAGACCAAGGAGGCGCTCGCTGCGCTGGAACTGGCCAGCGGAAAGCTGGAACTGGTATTGGCGCGTGACCCAAAACTTGCTTTGGCGCCCGTCGATGTACGCGTCATCACCCACGATATCCACGCCAACGTGGAATCGGTAAAGAAAGCGGTCAAGTTGTCTCAGGAGTTGTTGGGTGATGGCGAGGTGCAAAAGGCCCGGCCCATCGTTGCCAATCTGGCCAGCGAAATCGTGATCGAAACCGACAACCTGCCGATGGCAACGTACCCGGCAGCGATCAAGTCGGCCGCACGGCTCATCGACAGCGGCAAGATCGACGACGCCAAGGCGGAACTCGCCCGAGCACTGAACACGCTGGTGGTGACCTCGGTCGCCTTTCCTCTGCCCGTGCTACGGGCTGAAGCCGCGATGGCAAAAGCTGAAAAGCTGGCCGAGACCGACAAGCGCGATGCCAAGCAGAACGAGGAGCTCAGCGCCCTGCTGGCCTACGTGCGCACGGAAATCGAGCTGGCGCAGATCCTGGGTTATGGCAAGAAGGCGGATTTCAAACCCATCTTCGATCAGGTGAAGTCCATTGAGCAAAAGTCGGCTGGTGGCAAAAGCGGCAAGGGATGGTTCGACGAGTTGAAGACGCGCCTCCAAAAGCTGTTTTGAGGTGATGAAGGGGCCGACTGTTCGGTCGGTCAGTCTCGCGATGTTCGCAGTCAGCCCCAATAGATTCGCCTATTTTCACTAGCTCATACGAGGCATATCACCATGAATGAGCAAACATCGAATCCCAATGCGACGAACGAAGGAATAAACGAACAGGCCGCGGTAAGCAGCCTTCCTGTCAGTCCAGAGGCCAAGCCTGAAGTCGTCACGGAGGTACAGCCTGAGGTTCAGAAGGAAATGGACTCGCAGGCGGCAGACAAACGTAAACAAGTCCTCGATGAGGCCGTCTCGGCCTTGGCGCTGACCAAATCAGCGCTGGCCGCACTTGACGGCAAGGACGCTGCACGCGCAT
This Desulfovibrio desulfuricans DNA region includes the following protein-coding sequences:
- the hsp20-GI gene encoding small heat shock protein sHSP20-GI, which codes for MSALTPWDPFRELDELQNRLATMFGRTPQRQGARTGNEAMTTADWAPMVDISEDENAFLLKLDLPEVPKDAVRVSAENGVLTISGERKLEKEEQGKKFHRIERAYGRFVRSFVLPDNVDPTKVTASMKDGVLEVRLVKAEQAKPKQIEISVN
- the yfdX1 gene encoding heat resistance protein YfdX1, giving the protein MNIKQPQYIFSALALAVVVGLSGPALAQSAAGSSPGAAAPSAASKAAQPQVDDKVAREAAEKRAELAQDAITALAKTHEALILLDAKKTKEALAALELASGKLELVLARDPKLALAPVDVRVITHDIHANVESVKKAVKLSQELLGDGEVQKARPIVANLASEIVIETDNLPMATYPAAIKSAARLIDSGKIDDAKAELARALNTLVVTSVAFPLPVLRAEAAMAKAEKLAETDKRDAKQNEELSALLAYVRTEIELAQILGYGKKADFKPIFDQVKSIEQKSAGGKSGKGWFDELKTRLQKLF